TATGAAGTAGCTTGCATTTTAGAGGTTCTTTTTTAAAGTTATACTCTTTTACTTACCGTACTACAGGAATACGGTTTAAAAGTAATTAGATTGTTTGGctcaacccaaaaaaaaaacgcttgccATAACAGTTGTACCGTTTTACTGTTGCTGTAgttgatttttatgaaaaaatatcattgtttacaaacaagagaggcgaatgtagtctttACGACTCAAAGcttttataaaaaaacgaagaagaaaaattgtttacaaacaatctgtttgcattttaatttgtcaCTTGCAGAAAAACGCGTTTATACGAGCGAGTTCAACTCACGTTCaacctcatctgtcaaatcccatacatttcccttgcaactatcGGCATGCCGGTGgccaccgagcaaagacacTAGCCTAAATTGCCATTTGGGATTCATCGCAGACTATCGTTTCTATTGGTAATATCAGTGTGTTTCGATTGGCGCAGGCCGAAAAGGACGATACACGGCCGCAGGTTAGCACGATCAAGTGcgcgtgtgcgcgtgtgtgtctaCCGTGATGCAGTTTTCCGATCCGTACATGCGAGCGCGCACGCAACTAAACCATTCGTGAGTTGAGTCGCTTGAAATGCCGCGAGCTGGCCCCGAGGAAGCTGCGCCGTGTGATAAAATTGTGTGGGCATATATCAGTGGCCTAATGTTTGCGCGGACCCGCAAACAGCATCGCATCAAGCACGATAGGTGCAGATCGTCTAACCGGGATAAGAAGACCAGCGGAACCACAGCAGCACCCACAACAATAAACTCTTCCCCTCGAATCAACCGCTTTTGTCTGGATAGCTGGGGAAATTCGCGCGCCCGGTACTGGCCACAACGATGCGTGATACATAACACGGTGTCCGAACCAGACTTATTGGCATACAATCAAACGTACTGCAGTGAAAGCATCTCCCGGGGCAAGCAATACAACACAACGCACATAGAATAGTGattgaataataatattaGCGATTTCAAGCAAAGTTTtcgtgctttgtgtgtgtgtgcgctcggCGGATTGTGATGCTTCGTTGGCAAAGGTATGCTATATACACGATAGTTCATAATCCTAGGACAATTTCTAGAGCTCACCATCCTCCTCTTCTCAGCCCTCTATGCATGGTCGCTTCCGCCCGTCACCCGTCAGCTGCACACTAAACAGATTCACTCGCATCGAGTCACACTTGCTTAGAGGCGATGGTTAAGTCAAAGAAACGGAAGGTGGTTGATACTtcaaccaccatcaaaacgcCACGCTCGGTCATTACAACCACCACCTCgtcatccagcagcagcaccaccgccaccacctcgtcatgcagcagcagcaccaccaccaccaccaccaccaccagcagcagcagcagcctgaTCGCATCCGACGGTGGCAACATCGAGGAAGCGACAACAATCGCTGAGAAGGAACAGCTGACCGACTCTCAGCGCAACATTCACCGATTTTGGCAGAACGTGCTGCGGGAGGTACAATCAATCGATACCATTGAGCCCCGCAATCAAGTGTTGCCGTTGGCGCGCATTAAGAAAATCATGAAACTGGACGAGAACGTGCAGATGATCTCCTCCGAAGCGCCGCTCCTGTTTGCGAAAGCGGTCGAAATCTTTATCCGGCAGATCACGTTGCGGGCGTGGGAGCAAACCGAGAAGAACAAGCGGCGCACGTTACAGCGGAGCGATATCGCGATGACCATTACCAAGTACGATCAGTTCGATTTTCTTATTGACATTGTACCGCGAGAAGAGACGAAGGTGTACAGGAAGGAGTACGACACGAAATGgtcggatgatgatggtggtgaggGTGGTACACTGACCATAGCCGCAGCCACCACCGAAAACGGTGCTGGTAACAGTATTAGCACGAACGGTTCCGAAGACATGCAGTACTTCTTTCAGCTGGCGCAGCAGTTATCAGAAGATAACGGCCAAGCGACGGTTATTGGTGCGGGTGGCAGTCATCGGCAGCTAGTGCAAACGACGGCAGCCACTACCACGCAACAGACCAATAATGAGACCTCGGGCGGGGAAACACAACCTGCAGCCGGTAGTGGCAGTGGAGGTACATCCGGACCGAC
This genomic window from Anopheles maculipalpis chromosome 2RL, idAnoMacuDA_375_x, whole genome shotgun sequence contains:
- the LOC126567465 gene encoding nuclear transcription factor Y subunit gamma-like; the protein is MVKSKKRKVVDTSTTIKTPRSVITTTTSSSSSSTTATTSSCSSSTTTTTTTTSSSSSLIASDGGNIEEATTIAEKEQLTDSQRNIHRFWQNVLREVQSIDTIEPRNQVLPLARIKKIMKLDENVQMISSEAPLLFAKAVEIFIRQITLRAWEQTEKNKRRTLQRSDIAMTITKYDQFDFLIDIVPREETKVYRKEYDTKWSDDDGGEGGTLTIAAATTENGAGNSISTNGSEDMQYFFQLAQQLSEDNGQATVIGAGGSHRQLVQTTAATTTQQTNNETSGGETQPAAGSGSGGTSGPTLSKRQQQQQRQQQQNLATPTTVQTATDQSITLANGGTDTSASGVANGSTTTANQVVSTNQSLQLLQHVMTPIGEITQIPLNFIGTAGTGGGATNAGQPIFIQTAPSLQTGSTIIHMGPTGVLLSANQLQQLQQQQQQQPSKQQSCQQHQRD